The Bradysia coprophila strain Holo2 unplaced genomic scaffold, BU_Bcop_v1 contig_151, whole genome shotgun sequence genome contains a region encoding:
- the LOC119074751 gene encoding organic cation transporter 1-like, protein MIKTELESGLKATEGTGTDSDPDVIYDQIGGFGKFQSFIYILLCLPLIFIVCCNFSYIFIASDMEYRCFIPECDVGDGNGTFEWTTRAVPSVDGKLSKCERFRPVSVNETTDSVCRWTFNRSDVVTCQDFVFQPHEHFLLNEFNLTCESNEWKLSIVGSLANTVECIALPFIGLIADKYGRRPTLIGSIVLVSVIGIAKTFSTNYLTFMILHLIGALFGGGAFSLIFVFGSEVVGPSSRGLGAAVISNAVSAGQMLLAVVTMFISDFRVLLRLLYGLVACTLTFIWLVPESVRWLFSIGKYAEGAKILEKVARWNGTEMPVDTLTDLNSRNKSDLLLGTREVIEKDDNQHSVVAALKSPILRNRLLNCCYCFFTNALIYFGLSVYSSSLPGDKHMNLLYAGTIELPGNAATHYVLQRYGRKWSLIVTMIVCSVACVGSELLSGSVMQILLFLVGKFAVALSYTILNLYAIELFPTNLRQSMFNICMVFAGCGNIVAPLLPLSKRFLPSLPLILFGGTSLSSALLVLLLPETRNKPMPDTIEEAINI, encoded by the exons ATGATTAAAACGGAACTTGAATCTGGTCTCAAGGCCACTGAAGGCACGGGCACCGACTCGGATCCAGACGTGATTTACGATCAAATCGGAGGATTCGGGAAATTCCAATCTTTCATTTACATTCTACTTTGTCTTCCATTGATATTCATCGTGTGTTGCAATTTCAGCTATATTTTCATAGCGAGCGACATGGAATACAG ATGCTTTATTCCAGAGTGCGACGTTGGTGACGGGAATGGTACATTCGAATGGACGACCAGAGCAGTTCCTTCTGTCGATGGGAAACTATCGAAATGTGAACGATTCAGGCCGGTTTCGGTTAATGAAACTACCGATTCGGTTTGTCGTTGGACTTTTAATCGATCTGATGTAGTTACTTGCCAAGACTTTGTGTTCCAGCCAcatgaacattttcttttgaatgaG TTTAATTTAACGTGCGAAAGTAACGAGTGGAAATTGTCAATTGTGGGCTCACTGGCTAACACTGTAGAATGTATTGCTTTACCATTTATTGGATTGATTGCAGACAA ATACGGACGACGACCTACACTCATTGGATCTATTGTTTTGGTATCAGTCATTGGAATTGCCAAAACATTCTCAACCAACTATTTGACCTTCATGATTTTGCATTTGATCGGTGCTTTGTTCGGTGGCGGTGCCTTCAGtttaatatttgtttttggttCAGAAGTCGTTGGGCCAAGTAGTCGTGGTCTGGGCGCTGCTGTCATATCAAATGCTGTCTCAGCCGGTCAGATGTTATTGGCAGTAGTGACTATGTTCATCTCCGATTTCCGAGTGCTATTAAGGTTATTGTACGGATTGGTCGCGTGtactttaacatttatttggcTAGTACCGGAAAGTGTCCGGTGGCTGTTTAGTATCGGGAAATACGCTGAAGGAGCGAAGATATTAGAAAAGGTTGCAAGATGGAACGGAACAGAAATGCCAGTCGACACTTTGACTGATTTAAATAGCCGAAATAAAAGCGACTTACTGCTCGGCACACGCGAAGTAATAGAAAAGGATGACAATCAACATTCAGTGGTAGCAGCATTGAAATCACCAATTCTACGAAACAGACTACTAAACTGCTGTTATTGTTTCTTTACGAACGCTTTGATATACTTTGGACTAAGTGTTTATTCGTCTAGTTTGCCGGGAGACAAGCACATGAATCTTTTATACGCTGGGACTATAGAACTCCCTGGAAATGCTGCGACTCATTATGTGCTGCAGAGATATGGTCGTAAATGGTCATTAATAGTTACAATGATTGTTTGCTCAGTGGCTTGCGTTGGATCGGAACTTCTATCTGGTTCAGTGATGCAAATTCTGCTATTTTTGGTCGGGAAATTTGCGGTCGCTTTGTCATACACCATTCTAAATCTGTATGCAATCGAACTTTTTCCTACCAATCTTCGGCAAAGCATGTTCAACATATGCATGGTATTTGCTGGTTGTGGAAATATTGTAGCGCCGCTATTACCGCTTTCG AAAAGGTTCCTACCTTCTCTTCCGCTTATATTGTTTGGTGGAACTTCGCTTTCTTCAGCTTTGTTGGTTTTGCTACTGCCAGAGACCCGAAACAAACCTATGCCAGACACAATAGAAGAGGCAATCAACATTTAG
- the LOC119074754 gene encoding RNA cytidine acetyltransferase: MVKKKIDNRIRVMIENGVKLGHRTMFIIVGDKARDQVPILYDMLTKSTVKARPTVLWLYKNKDEAISNHGKKRAKKIQAGKIDVNEADLFDTFRVSTTIHGRYYSETHTILGRTYGVCVLQDFEALTPNLLARTVETVEGGGLIILLLKTINSLKQLYTMSMDVHKRYRTEAHQDVTCRFNERLILSLADCKRCLLVNDDLTVLPLSSKTATVNPIDVASSTSSDNDEALMELKESLRDTPPAGPLVNLCKTNDQAKAVAQFIDALAEKQLKPPTSLTAARGRGKSAAMGLSIAAAVAFGYVNIYVTSPHPENLITLFEFVLKGFDGLEYLEHTDYTIIRSTNPEFKKAIIRINITRNSRQTIQYIAPSDTHLLNAADLLVIDEAAAIPLTTVKKMLGPYLVFMASTINGYEGTGRSLSLKLISQIQKENNAPLPIKLEESIRYRENDDVEKWLTSLLCLDASSVSQTNFGCPTPDSCELYYIDRDALFSYHRAAEAFLQRLVSIYVSSHYKNTPNDLQMMSDAPAHHLFCLLGPITKKDALPNILVVIQVCLEGQISSKTVSDSLTRGRKAAGDLIPWNISEQFNDREFPKLAGGRIVRIATHPNYQKMGYGKQALKLLKNYYSGNFTKLDETNEDEESDNENVIDDDEIGLLKEVIAPRKKIPTLLKRLTERKPEQLDYIGTSFGLTPELLRFWKSQKFVPVYLSQKPNDLTGEHSTIMISTINFDKTESKDWLTEYYKDFRRRILKLLGKSFQSFTTGLSLSLLDNKSVRLDAEGINQQLLDVYFLPHDIQRLEAYSRNQVEYRLILDLTTDICQLYFQGKLNDVPIDSLQKAILIGIGLQNKTLDDLQKEFNMPVNQILAKFYDCLKKVTKKIRSVLESTVEESMVKRSDLNTGQDMMATQQTFADELNEAAEALERKQKKELKRLKKENLSNFAIKGTDEDWGKALSTNKSGIVSVKSGIKDDDDSKAFEDFGEPPSKKKKFKKNRGKH, translated from the exons atggttaaaaagaaaatcgataatCGCATTCGTGTGATGATAGAAAACGGTGTAAAATTGGGACATCGTACAATGTTCATCATAGTCGGTGATAAAGCTCGAGATCAG GTGCCTATTTTGTACGATATGTTGACAAAGTCTACAGTTAAGGCCAGACCAACTGTTTTGTGGCTGTATAAAAATAAGGACGAAGCAATTTCCAA TCACGGCAAGAAACGAGCCAAGAAAATTCAAGCCGGCAAAATTGATGTGAACGAAGCAGATTTATTCGATACGTTCCGTGTGTCGACGACCATTCATGGGCGATATTATTCGGAAACGCACACAATTCTGGGGCGAACCTACGGAGTCTGTGTTTTACAG GATTTCGAAGCATTAACACCGAATCTGTTGGCACGAACAGTGGAAACTGTCGAAGGTGGTGGCTTGATCATTTTATTACTGAAAACGATAAATTCGTTGAAGCAGCTCTACACAATGTCGATGGATGTTCACAAACGTTATCGTACCGAAGCACATCAGGATGTAACCTGTCGATTTAACGAACGGTTGATATTGTCGCTGGCCGATTGTAAGAGATGTTTATTGGTTAACGATGACTTGACCGTCCTACCACTTAGTTCCAAAACCGCTACAGTTAATCCTATCGAC GTGGCATCTTCAACAAGTTCAGACAATGACGAGGCACTAATGGAATTAAAGGAAAGTCTCAGAGACACACCACCGGCTGGGCCATTGGTTAATTTGTGCAAGACGAATGATCAAGCCAAAGCAGTCGCTCAATTCATCGACGCCTTAGCGGAAAAGCAATTGAA ACCACCAACATCACTGACAGCAGCCAGAGGACGTGGTAAATCAGCTGCAATGGGTCTGTCGATTGCCGCGGCTGTAGCTTTCGGTTATGTTAACATTTACGTTACTTCACCGCATCCTGAAAATTTGATTACGCTGTTCGAGTTTGTCCTCAAAGGATTCGACGGTCTTGAGTATCTCGAACACACCGACTACACCATCATTCGTTCAACGAATCCTGAATTCAAAAAGGCAATTATTCGTATCAACATAACCCGTAACAGTCGTCAGACCATTCAATACATTGCGCCGTCAGATACACACTTATTGAATGCAGCTGATTTGTTGGTCATCGATGAGGCAGCTGCCATACCACTTACAACTGTTAAGAAAATGCTCGGGCCATATCTGGTTTTCATGGCATCTACGATCAATGGCTACGAAGGTACTGGACGATCCTTGAGTTTGAAACTGATTTCACAGATCCAGAAGGAGAACAATGCGCCGTTGCCG ATCAAACTGGAAGAGTCGATTCGTTATCGTGAAAACGACGATGTGGAAAAGTGGCTGACGTCGCTTCTTTGTCTGGACGCTTCATCAGTTTCACAAACAAATTTCGGTTGTCCCACTCCagactcgtgtgaattgtACTACATTGACCGAGACGCGCTATTCTCCTACCATCGAGCTGCCGAAGCCTTTCTGCAACGCTTGGTGTCCATATACGTTTCGTCGCATTACAAAAACACTCCCAACGACTTGCAAATGATGAGTGATGCACCGGCACACCATTTATTCTGTCTGCTGGGACCGATAACGAAGAAAGACGCTTTGCCGAACATTTTAGTCGTGATACAGGTTTGCTTGGAGGGAcaaatttcttcgaaaactgtgtccgaCTCCTTGACTAGGGGACGCAAAGCGGCCGGAGACCTAATACCGTGGAATATATCGGAACAGTTCAATGATCGCGAATTTCCGAAACTGGCTGGTGGCAGAATTGTTCGCATTGCTACGCATCCGAATTATCAGAAG ATGGGATATGGTAAGCAGGCTCTGAAATtgctgaaaaattattattccggaaatttcaccaaattggACGAAACGAATGAGGATGAGGAGAGCGATAACG AAAACGTCATCGACGACGATGAAATAGGGCTCCTGAAGGAAGTTATCGCTCCACGAAAAAAGATACCGACACTGCTGAAGCGGCTAACAGAGCGTAAACCCGAACAGTTGGATTATATTGGCACATCGTTTGGCCTTACCCCTGAACTGCTGAGATTTTGGAAGAGCCAGAAATTTGTACCAGTCTATTTGAGCCAAAAGCCAAACGACCTAACCGGTGAACATTCAACGATTATGATTTCGACGATCAATTTCGACAAAACTGAATCCAAGGACTGGTTGACCGAGTACTACAAAGATTTTCGCCGGCGAATATTGAAGTTACTCGGAAAAAGTTTCCAGAGCTTTACAACGGGACTGTCGTTGTCACTGCTGGACAACAAATCTGTTCGGTTGGACGCGGAGG GTATAAATCAGCAGTTACTCGATGTGTACTTCCTGCCGCATGACATTCAACGATTAGAGGCGTACTCCCGAAATCAGGTCGAATATCGGCTAATTTTGGATCTAACCACCGATATCTGCCAGCTATACTTCCAAGGGAAACTGAATGACGTTCCAATTGATTCTCTGCAAAAG GCAATTCTCATCGGCATCGGATTGCAGAATAAGACCTTGGACGATCTACAAAAGGAATTCAACATGCCAGTGAATCAAATATTGGCCAAATTCTACGACTGTTTGAAAAAGGTAACGAAGAAAATTCGTTCGGTCCTTGAAAGCACCGTAGAGGAGTCAATGGTGAAAAGGAGTGATTTGAACACCGGTCAAGATATGATGGCAACGCAGCAAACATTCGCTGACGAATTGAACGAAGCAGCCGAAGCATTGGAACGGAAGCAGAAGAAAGAGTTGAAGCGATTGAAGAAGGAGAACCTGAGTAATTTTGCGATCAAGGGAACGGATGAGGATTGGGGCAAGGCACTGTCGACAAACAAGTCAGGCATTGTGTCGGTGAAGAG CGGTATCAAAGACGACGACGACTCCAAGGCCTTTGAGGATTTTGGTGAACCACCGtctaagaaaaagaaatttaagaaaaaccgAGGGAAACactaa
- the LOC119074755 gene encoding asparagine synthetase domain-containing protein CG17486: MCGIFCSLTRNSIEPEGGKLDEHTKKLLQNRGPDLQSQHQVECNDFTVTFAGFVLWQQGNAATVQPVVDRDHIMLFNGDIYSTGSVTSKTPEQSDTEWLFSKIAQCNEEIEFFDLMKHIQGPFSLIYFNNKSKRLYFARDSLGRQTLLIGSYRNSICITSVASKVAGDNSFIEVPPLGIFSLNLSNSAGDFNIELSTWQDLSVHEHFAEQLGSVGKVIGSQISLHENLEPFWMQTDDSRSDRYTFTSLLSEHLDKSPLDILTILSQCKEVVSTSDELIDLLTRSLKQRVEATPQLCKNCIKSPVVKECNHPKVGILFSGGIDCTILALMAHEIIDSANAIDLINVSFEKINRNPSANRANENYETPDRLTSRQTLKELTELCPNRKWNLIEVNVTREELKEALKEKISDLCYPLNSILDESLGAALWFAASSKGLVNSVHYESPCRVLLIGSGADELFGGYTRHRNAFLRSGQSWTHLDNELNLDWTRLPSRNLARDDRIIGDHSVTARSPFVEENVAFYVRNLNSSQKCFHLLPEGVGDKLLLRLCGFRMGLRNVCWLKKRALQFGSRVADRKQNAKDVSDALR, encoded by the exons ATGTGCGGAATTTTCTGTTCCTTAACGAGAAACTCGATCGAACCGGAGGGCGGCAAA CTAGACGAGCATACGAAAAAACTTCTTCAAAATCGTGGCCCTGACCTACAGTCACAACACCAGGTCGAGTGCAATGATTTCACAGTAACATTTGCCGGATTCGTACTGTGGCAGCAAGGAAATGCAGCTACAGTGCAACCAGTAGTCGATCGCGATCATATTATGCTATTCAACGGAGACATCTATTCGACCGGATCAGTAACTTCAAAGACTCCGGAGCAGAGTGACACAGAATGGTTATTTTCAAAGATCGCTCAGTGCAAT GAAGAAATCGAATTCTTTGACCTGATGAAGCACATCCAAGGACCATTCAGCTTAATTTACTTCAACAATAAGTCGAAGAGACTGTACTTTGCGAGAGATTCGCTAGGACGACAGACACTCCTTATTGGTTCGTATCGGAATTCCATCTGTATAACTAGCGTAGCATCCAAGGTGGCCGGAGACAATTCATTTATAGAAGTTCCACCGCTCGGAATTTTTTCGTTGAACCTCAGTAACAGTGCAGGTGATTTTAATATTGAGTTGAGTACGTGGCAAGATCTGTCCGTTCATGAACATTTTGCCGAGCAACTGGGATCTGTGGGAAAAGTGATAGGTAGCCAAATTTCCTTACACGAGAACTTAGAACCATTCTGGATGCAAACAGATGATAGCCGGTCAGACCGATACACATTTACATCATTGCTTAGTGAACACTTAGACAAAAGTCCTCTGGATATTCTGACTATACTTTCACAGTGTAAAGAAGTTGTTTCAACTTCAGATGAACTGATCGATCTACTTACGCGTTCACTGAAACAACGAGTTGAAGCAACGCCACAACTCTGCAAGAATTGCATAAAATCCCCGGTTGTCAAAGAATGCAATCATCCCaaagttggaattttattttccggcGGCATAGATTGCACGATTTTAGCGTTAATGGCCCACGAAATCATTGATTCAGCCAATGCGATCGATTTGATAAACGTTTCGTTCgaaaaaattaaccgaaacCCATCAGCCAACAGAGCGAACGAAAATTACGAAACACCCGATCGGCTGACCAGTCGACAAACATTGAAAGAATTGACGGAACTGTGTCCGAATAGGAAATGGAATTTGATTGAAGTAAATGTGACCAGAGAAGAATTGAAGGAAGCTTTAAAGGAAAAGATATCCGATCTGTGCTATCCATTGAACAGCATTCTGGATGAATCACTCGGTGCTGCATTATGGTTCGCTGCGTCGTCGAAAGGTCTAGTGAATTCGGTACACTATGAATCACCGTGTCGG GTGTTGTTAATAGGTTCCGGAGCCGACGAATTGTTTGGTGGCTACACTCGACATCGAAATGCTTTTCTACGATCCGGTCAATCGTGGACACATTTAGATAACGAGTTGAACCTGGATTGGACGAGGCTACCGAGTCGTAATTTAGCTAGAGACGACCGAATCATTGGCGACCATAGCGTAACGGCTAGATCGCCATTCGTCGAGGAAAATGTGGCGTTCTATGTGAGGAACTTGAACTCCTCACAAAAGTGTTTCCATCTGTTGCCTGAAGGAGTCGGCGACAAATTGTTGTTGCGATTATGTGGATTTCGGATGGGTTTGCGGAACGTTTGTTGGCTTAAGAAGCGTGCTCTGCAATTCGGTTCACGAGTGGCGGATCGTaaacaaaatgcaaaagaTGTTTCCGACGCGTTGAGGTAA
- the LOC119074756 gene encoding serine/arginine-rich splicing factor 1A, producing MSHSNRNECRIYVGNLPPDIRTKDIQDLFHKFGKVTFVDLKNRRGPPFAFVEFEDARDAEDAVKARDGYDYDGYRLRVEFPRGGGPGSYRGSRGSDRSRGEGRSNRGPVTKRSQFRVLVSGLPASGSWQDLKDHMREAGDVCFADTYKDGTGVVEFLRHEDMKYAIKKLDDSRFRSHEGEVAYVRVREDMGDDRRDHNRDRSRSRSSYSPRRRRGTPTYSPVRRSFSRSRSDSRSNY from the exons ATGTCTCACAGTAATCGTAATGAGTGTCGCATCTACGTAGGAAATCTACCACCAGATATACGCACAAAGGACATCCAAGATTTATTCCATAAATTTGGTAAAGTCACTTTCGTCGATTTGAAAAACCGCAGGGGACCACCCTTTGCATTTGTTGAGTTTGAAGATGCTCG TGACGCTGAAGATGCGGTTAAAGCCAGAGACGGCTATGACTACGACGGATACCGATTGCGCGTCGAATTTCCGCGTGGTGGTGGTCCGGGTAGTTATCGTGGCAGTCGAGGCAGTGATCGCAGTCGCGGTGAAGGTCGCAGCAATCGTGGCCCAGTGACCAAACGTTCTCAGTTCCGTGTATTAGTGTCAGGTCTGCCCGCATCGGGTTCGTGGCAAGATTTGAAAGATCATATGCGTGAGGCGGGTGATGTGTGCTTCGCCGATACATATAAAGATGGTACCGGTGTTGTGGAATTTTTGCGACACGAGGATATGAAGTATGCGATCAAGAAATTGGATGACTCAAGATTTCGATCTCACGAG GGTGAAGTTGCATACGTTCGTGTTCGAGAAGATATGGGTGACGACCGTCGTGATCATAACAGAGACAG ATCCCGTTCTCGTTCATCGTATTCACCTCGCCGCCGCCGTGGAACACCCACCTATTCACCGGTGCGGAGAAGCTTCTCGCGATCCCGTTCAGATTCCAGgtcaaattattaa
- the LOC119074757 gene encoding glucosidase 2 subunit beta — MKKMWVKRESLYHKPFYKQKLKMSLCFVMLMGIIFFAYQIFYMNQLQFTISPNKSRITMPMHTNVNSMSSEAQHQDDSGRKKIIRGIRLRDYDLYNPSLMAMFKCMKTGVLIPIEKVNDDYCDCPEDGSDEPETNACAHGHFYCTYQKRFKIGRSLEISIPSSRINDGICDCCDGSDEWLPDRNDKLLDCPYFC, encoded by the exons atgaagaaaatgtgGGTGAAACGGGAGAGTCTGTACCACAAACCATTTTACAAACAGAAGCTGAAAATGTCCTTGTGTTTTGTTATGTTAATGGGAATCATTTTCTTTGcttatcaaatattttacatgaatcaattacaatttacaatatCTCCGAATAAATCGAGAATAACGATGCCAATGCATACAAACGTCAATTCAATGTCATCAGAGGCTCAACACCAGGACGACTCTGGTCGAAAGAAAATCATCAG GGGTATTCGACTTAGAGACTATGACCTGTACAATCCTAGCCTGATGGCCATGTTTAAGTGTATGAAAACCGGTGTGCTGATACCGATTGAAAAGGTCAACGATGACTACTGTGATTGTCCGGAAGACGGAAGTGATGAGCCAGAAACAAATGCTTGTGCACATGGACATTTCTACTGCACGTATCAGAAAAG ATTCAAAATTGGTCGTTCGTTAGAAATATCCATTCCGAGTAGTAGGATTAACGATGGCATTTGTGACTGCTGTGATGGCTCTGATGAATGGTTACCTGATAGAAATG ACAAACTCTTGGACTGCCCTTacttttgttaa